One Periophthalmus magnuspinnatus isolate fPerMag1 chromosome 8, fPerMag1.2.pri, whole genome shotgun sequence genomic window carries:
- the hid1a gene encoding protein HID1: MGSSDSKLNFRKAVIQLTTKTQPVEATDDAFWDQFWADSNTTVQDVFALVPAAEIRAVREESPSNLATLCYKAVEKLVQGAESGCPAERDKQVVLNCTRILSRILPYIFEDQDWRGFFWSTVPGAGRAGAEDLDEDDGARPLAESLLLAIADLLFCPDFTVHSHKRGPDSVENMQTIDSCEYIWEAGVGFAQSPPLNYIHDLNRTELLRLLLTCFSEAMYLPPSSDNSILNPWVTFFCSTENRHALPLFTSLINVVCAYDPVGFGIPYNHLLFSDYREQLVEQAVQILIVTLEHDGGPPHRPVSPSSIEEHEFAGPENLFVNYLSRIHREEDFDFVLKGLARLLTNPLTQTYLPNSTKKIQFHQELLVLFWKLCDFNKKFLFFVLKSSDVLDILVPILYYLNDARADQSRVGLMHIGVFILLLLSGERNFGVRLNKPYSLNVPMDIPVFTGTHADLLIMVFHKIITTGHQRLQPLFDCLLTIIVNVSPYLKSLSMVAANKLLHLLEAFSTNWFLFSAAQNHHLAFFLLEAFNNIIQYQFDGNCNLVYAIIRKRNVFHQLANLPSDPASIQKALQKKRKIPDVISRTSSQETVSMEGSRPAVPAEPGTLKTSLVAIPGIDKLTEKSQVSEDGTMVSVPKTDSAHPDPSAAAGTSDTESNSGRDNEDVFYTEAEMERRRLSSASSASYWAPTPEWVLSWKCKLPLQTIMRLLQVLVPQVEKICIDKGLTDESEILKFLQHGTLVGLLPVPHPILIRKYQANAGTAMWFRTYMWGVVYLRNVDPPIWYDTDVRLFEIQRM; encoded by the exons ATGGGAAGCTCCGACTCGAAACTGAATTTTAGAAAAGCGGTGATACAActgacaacaaaaacacag CCGGTGGAAGCCACAGACGACGCCTTTTGGGACCAGTTCTGGGCAGACAGCAACACCACAGTGCAGGATGTGTTTGCACTGGTGCCAGCAGCTGAGATAAGAGCTGTGAGAGAGGAGTCCCCATCTAATTTAGCCACCCTCTGCTACAAG GCTGTTGAGAAGCTAGTGCAGGGGGCCGAGTCTGGGTGCCCTGCAGAgagggacaagcaggtggttctGAACTGCACCCGAATTCTGAGCCGCATCCTTCCCTACATTTTTGAAGATCAAGACTGGAGAGGCTTCTTTTGGTCTACAGTGCCCGGTGCTGGAAGAGCTGGA GCAGAAGACTTGGATGAAGATGACGGAGCTCGACCACTGGCTGAGTCACTGCTTCTTGCTATTGCAGACCTGCTCTTCTGCCCTGATTTCACAGTCCACAGCCACAAAAGGGGCCCA GACTCTGTGGAGAATATGCAGACCATAGACAGTTGTGAATACATCTGGGAGGCAGGAGTAGGCTTTGCTCAGTCACCACCTCTCAACTACATCCATGACCTCAACAG gaCAGAGCTGCTAAGATTGTTACTGACCTGTTTTTCGGAGGCAATGTACCTTCCACCTTCATCAGACAACAGCATCCTCAATCCTTGGGTGACCTTCTTCTGTTCCACTGAAAACAG acatgcCCTACCCCTGTTTACCTCTCTGATCAATGTGGTCTGTGCCTATGATCCAGTTGGATTTGGTATTCCGTACAATCACCTGCTCTTCTCGGACTACCGGGAGCAGCTGGTGGAACAGGCTGTGCAAATCCTCATAGTCACTTTGGAGCATGACGGTGGGCCCCCTCACAGGCCAGTTTCCCCATCTAGCATTGAAGAACATGAG TTTGCAGGTCctgaaaatctgtttgtaaattATTTGTCCAGGATCCATAGAGAGGAG GACTTTGACTTTGTATTAAAAGGCTTGGCTCGTTTACTGACCAACCCTCTCACTCAAACTTATCTACCTAACTCCACCAAGAAAATTCAGTTtcatcaagagctgcttgttcTTTTCTGGAagctttgtgattttaataag AAGTTCCTGTTTTTTGTCCTGAAGAGCAGTGATGTGCTGGATATTCTGGTTCCTATACTGTACTATCTGAATGATGCCAGGGCTGATCAGT CTCGAGTTGGTCTAATGCACATTGGTGTGTTCATATTACTGCTTCTGAGTGGGGAAAGGAACTTTGGTGTGCGCTTGAATAAGCCGTACTCCCTGAATGTGCCTATGGACATCCCAGTGTTCACAGGAACTCATGCAGACCTTCTCATAATG GTTTTCCACAAGATTATCACCACAGGCCACCAGCGTCTTCAGCCGTTGTTTGACTGCCTGCTCACTATCATTGTTAATG tatcacCCTATTTAAAGAGTCTTTCCATGGTGGCAGCAAACAAGTTGCTCCACCTGCTGGAGGCCTTCTCCACCAACTGGTTTTTATTTTCTGCAGCTCAAAACCATCACCTTGCATTCTTTCTCTTGGAggcttttaacaatattatccaATATCAATTTGATG GAAACTGCAACTTGGTCTATGCTATTATTCGCAAGCGAAATGTGTTCCACCAGCTGGCCAACCTGCCCTCTGATCCTGCCTCCATTCAGAAGGCTTtgcagaagaagaggaagattCCGGATGTTATTTCTCGCACTAGCTCCCAGGAAACTGTGTCAATGGAGGGCTCCCGCCCAGCTGTGCCAGCAGAACCAGGCACTCTGAAAACCAGTCTGGTGGCCATTCCAG GCATTgacaaactgacagaaaaatctCAGGTATCAGAAGATGGCACTATGGTCTCAGTCCCAAAGACAGACTCTGCTCACCCTGACCCGAGTGCAGCCGCTGGCACCAGTGACACAGAGTCCAACTCCGGCAGAGACAATGAG GATGTTTTCTACACTGAAGCTGAAATGGAAAGAAGGCGTTTGTCAAGTGCATCTTCCGCATCTTATTGGGCTCCCACACCAGAATGG GTCCTCTCCTGGAAGTGCAAACTCCCCCTTCAGACAATCATGAGGCTGCTGCAAGTTTTGGTCCCTCAGGTGGAGAAGATCTGCATAGACAA GGGTCTGACAGATGAATCAGAAATTCTCAAGTTTTTACAGCATGGCACATTGGTGGGCCTGCTGCCAGTCCCTCACCCTATCCTCATCAGGAAATACCAGGCAAATGCTGGCACTGCAATGTGGTTTCGCACCTATATGTGGGGAGTTGTGTATTTGCG CAATGTGGACCCTCCTATCTGGTATGATACAGATGTCCGGCTTTTTGAGATACAGAGGATGTAG
- the LOC117374789 gene encoding protein FAM104A, producing the protein MLTENRKRARSGGEVENGHLLPQAKRQSRGQPVSPEPGRDAWDSESSNSETSSSISSPEHLVAGSSSQCAVGPCSPLSSTEVPTLDVGRPSNLVSYQHINRILKEAHFQSLQCRGLHRDTHQTC; encoded by the exons ATGTTGACAGAAAACAG GAAGCGAGCTCGCAGTGGGGGAGAAGTGGAGAATGGACACCTTTTACCCCAAGCCAAACGACAGAGCAGGGGTCAGCCTGTCTCTCCAGAGCCGGGCCGAGATGCCTGGGACTCAGAG tcttccAACAGTGAGACCAGCAGCAGTATCAGCAGTCCGGAGCACTTGGTTGCTGGCTCCTCCAGTCAGTGTGCTGTGGGTCCATGCAGTCCTTTAAGTTCAACAGAGGTCCCCACCTTGGATGTGGGTCGCCCTTCAAACCTGGTTTCTTATCAGCACATTAACCGCATCCTTAAAGAAGCGCACTTCCAGAGCCTGCAGTGTAGAGGTCTGCATCGAGACACACACCAGACATGTTAG
- the LOC117374786 gene encoding proton channel OTOP2-like isoform X3 codes for MSMMTVRCPWSPQWKGQKIPKNQHMLSKDIHAAPVWLRAGLVMFGILSLLMDVLKISNYVGYIDCDSGTAIKITFPVVQALFLFVQTYFFLTHAKDCVLSNKNITWCGLTITLSTNLVVWMEAVTEESLHQTEFPEFYENCSDRIYKVSYGDKTCKCNQSTCTIFKGAYHYLYPFNIEYSLFASAMAYVMWKNVGRLVRGQSHHHNFKFHAKEVCLGPIAGVILVLAGLVTFVFYEVGTQMKENKNDTGLHIHFITNIVIVCLMCLSTAVGLIVYILDHRDHVSEKNPTRSLDVGLLVGSSMGQFLISYFTIVAVVSTGVTDCINVLNLAWAVMLVIQIGLQNYFIIEGLHREPFHMLQQSMVSNSSAAYQQHTEPSVVVENSHPSYQFSSAVHKLNWKRRVLKEVCLFLLLANIILWIMPAFGARPQFDQTIEIIFYKFTMWATIVNIGLPFGIFYRLHSVASLFEVYLTS; via the exons ATGTCCATGATGACAGTGCGGTGTCCATGGAGTCCACAGTGGAAAGGACAAAAAATACCA AAAAATCAACATATGCTTTCAAAAGACATCCATGCAGCACCTGTGTGGCTCCGAG CTGGTCTTGTGATGTTTGGGATTCTCAGTCTTCTGATGGATGTCCTCAAAATTTCCAACTATGTGGGCTACATTGACTGTGACAGTGGCACagctattaaaataacattccCAGTCGTCCAAGCTTTATTTCTCTTTGTTCAG ACTTACTTCTTTTTGACTCATGCCAAAGACTGTGTACTGTCCAACAAAAATATTACTTG GTGTGGACTTACAATCACCCTCTCAACCAACCTGGTGGTTTGGATGGAGGCAGTGACAGAAGAATCGCTTCATCAAACTGAGTTCCCTGAATTTTATGAGAATTGTTCTGATAGAATATACAAAG TCTCTTATGGCGACAAAACATGCAAGTGCAACCAGTCTACTTGCACCATCTTCAAAGGGGCATACCACTATCTCTATCCCTTCAACATAGAGTACAGTCTCTTTGCTTCAGCCATGGCTTATGTCATGTGGAAAAATGTTGGTCGATTGGTTAGAGGCCAAAGCCACCATCACAATTTTAAGTTTCATGCAAAAGAGGTATGTTTAGGACCTATAGCAGGAGTCATTTTGGTTCTGGCTGGCCTtgtcacatttgtgttttatgagGTTGGAACTCAAATGAAAGAGAATAAAAATGACACAGGTTTGCATATACACTTTATAACCAATATAGTGATTGTGTGCTTGATGTGTTTGTCCACTGCAGTCGGTCTGATTGTGTACATTTTGGACCATAGGGATCATGTATCAGAGAAGAACCCAACTCGCAGTTTGGACGTGGGACTGTTAGTTGGGTCTTCTATGGGGCAGTTTCTGATCAGCTACTTCACTATTGTTGCTGTGGTGTCGACAGGAGTGACAGATTGTATTAACGTACTCAACTTAGCCTGGGCTGTTATGTTGGTGATCCAGATTGGATTGCagaattatttcattattgagGGACTGCACCGGGAACCATTTCATATGTTGCAACAATCAATGGTGTCCAACAGTTCTGCTGCATATCAACAACACACAGAGCCAAGTGTTGTGGTAGAAAATAGTCACCCCAGTTATCAATTCTCCTCTGCTGTGCATAAACTAAACTGGAAAAGAAGAGTCCTGAAGGAAGTCTGCCTCTTTTTGCTGTTGGCTAATATAATT CTCTGGATCATGCCTGCCTTTGGTGCCCGTCCTCAGTTTGATCAAACCATTGAGATAATCTTCTACAAATTCACAATGTGGGCCACTATTGTAAATATTGGACTGCCTTTTGGAATATTTTACAGGTTGCATTCAGTTGCCAGTCTTTTTGAAGTCTACTTGACATCTTGA
- the LOC117374786 gene encoding proton channel OTOP2-like isoform X1, whose product MQRVPQHIFQKTCNNLLTRKMTSNNRIVEAHSSNIESASHHTYVHDDSAVSMESTVERTKNTSGKLISGIICINILFLGCAIVCGSAFNYITITPVHRQLYLIILLLLTMSWMIFYMVHTSQKNQHMLSKDIHAAPVWLRAGLVMFGILSLLMDVLKISNYVGYIDCDSGTAIKITFPVVQALFLFVQTYFFLTHAKDCVLSNKNITWCGLTITLSTNLVVWMEAVTEESLHQTEFPEFYENCSDRIYKVSYGDKTCKCNQSTCTIFKGAYHYLYPFNIEYSLFASAMAYVMWKNVGRLVRGQSHHHNFKFHAKEVCLGPIAGVILVLAGLVTFVFYEVGTQMKENKNDTGLHIHFITNIVIVCLMCLSTAVGLIVYILDHRDHVSEKNPTRSLDVGLLVGSSMGQFLISYFTIVAVVSTGVTDCINVLNLAWAVMLVIQIGLQNYFIIEGLHREPFHMLQQSMVSNSSAAYQQHTEPSVVVENSHPSYQFSSAVHKLNWKRRVLKEVCLFLLLANIILWIMPAFGARPQFDQTIEIIFYKFTMWATIVNIGLPFGIFYRLHSVASLFEVYLTS is encoded by the exons AAAAATGACAAGTAATAACAGAATAGTTGAGGCTCATTCTTCAAATATTGAGAGTGCTTCTCACCATACCTATGTCCATGATGACAGTGCGGTGTCCATGGAGTCCACAGTGGAAAGGACAAAAAATACCAGTGGCAAACTCATTTCAGGAATAATCTGCATCAACATTCTCTTTCTGGGCTGTGCTATCGTTTGTGGCAGTGCTTTTAACTATATCACTATAACCCCCGTCCATCGACAACTGTATCTTATAATACTGCTGCTCCTCACTATGTCATGGATGATCTTTTACATGGTGCACACTTCCCAGAAAAATCAACATATGCTTTCAAAAGACATCCATGCAGCACCTGTGTGGCTCCGAG CTGGTCTTGTGATGTTTGGGATTCTCAGTCTTCTGATGGATGTCCTCAAAATTTCCAACTATGTGGGCTACATTGACTGTGACAGTGGCACagctattaaaataacattccCAGTCGTCCAAGCTTTATTTCTCTTTGTTCAG ACTTACTTCTTTTTGACTCATGCCAAAGACTGTGTACTGTCCAACAAAAATATTACTTG GTGTGGACTTACAATCACCCTCTCAACCAACCTGGTGGTTTGGATGGAGGCAGTGACAGAAGAATCGCTTCATCAAACTGAGTTCCCTGAATTTTATGAGAATTGTTCTGATAGAATATACAAAG TCTCTTATGGCGACAAAACATGCAAGTGCAACCAGTCTACTTGCACCATCTTCAAAGGGGCATACCACTATCTCTATCCCTTCAACATAGAGTACAGTCTCTTTGCTTCAGCCATGGCTTATGTCATGTGGAAAAATGTTGGTCGATTGGTTAGAGGCCAAAGCCACCATCACAATTTTAAGTTTCATGCAAAAGAGGTATGTTTAGGACCTATAGCAGGAGTCATTTTGGTTCTGGCTGGCCTtgtcacatttgtgttttatgagGTTGGAACTCAAATGAAAGAGAATAAAAATGACACAGGTTTGCATATACACTTTATAACCAATATAGTGATTGTGTGCTTGATGTGTTTGTCCACTGCAGTCGGTCTGATTGTGTACATTTTGGACCATAGGGATCATGTATCAGAGAAGAACCCAACTCGCAGTTTGGACGTGGGACTGTTAGTTGGGTCTTCTATGGGGCAGTTTCTGATCAGCTACTTCACTATTGTTGCTGTGGTGTCGACAGGAGTGACAGATTGTATTAACGTACTCAACTTAGCCTGGGCTGTTATGTTGGTGATCCAGATTGGATTGCagaattatttcattattgagGGACTGCACCGGGAACCATTTCATATGTTGCAACAATCAATGGTGTCCAACAGTTCTGCTGCATATCAACAACACACAGAGCCAAGTGTTGTGGTAGAAAATAGTCACCCCAGTTATCAATTCTCCTCTGCTGTGCATAAACTAAACTGGAAAAGAAGAGTCCTGAAGGAAGTCTGCCTCTTTTTGCTGTTGGCTAATATAATT CTCTGGATCATGCCTGCCTTTGGTGCCCGTCCTCAGTTTGATCAAACCATTGAGATAATCTTCTACAAATTCACAATGTGGGCCACTATTGTAAATATTGGACTGCCTTTTGGAATATTTTACAGGTTGCATTCAGTTGCCAGTCTTTTTGAAGTCTACTTGACATCTTGA
- the LOC117374786 gene encoding proton channel OTOP2-like isoform X2 has protein sequence MQRVAQKIFEKTCTNLLTRKMTSNNRIVEAHSSNIESASHHTYVHDDSAVSMESTVERTKNTSGKLISGIICINILFLGCAIVCGSAFNYITITPVHRQLYLIILLLLTMSWMIFYMVHTSQKNQHMLSKDIHAAPVWLRAGLVMFGILSLLMDVLKISNYVGYIDCDSGTAIKITFPVVQALFLFVQTYFFLTHAKDCVLSNKNITWCGLTITLSTNLVVWMEAVTEESLHQTEFPEFYENCSDRIYKVSYGDKTCKCNQSTCTIFKGAYHYLYPFNIEYSLFASAMAYVMWKNVGRLVRGQSHHHNFKFHAKEVCLGPIAGVILVLAGLVTFVFYEVGTQMKENKNDTGLHIHFITNIVIVCLMCLSTAVGLIVYILDHRDHVSEKNPTRSLDVGLLVGSSMGQFLISYFTIVAVVSTGVTDCINVLNLAWAVMLVIQIGLQNYFIIEGLHREPFHMLQQSMVSNSSAAYQQHTEPSVVVENSHPSYQFSSAVHKLNWKRRVLKEVCLFLLLANIILWIMPAFGARPQFDQTIEIIFYKFTMWATIVNIGLPFGIFYRLHSVASLFEVYLTS, from the exons ATGCAAAGAGTAGCTCAAAAGATATTTGAGAAAACATGCACTAATCTCCTTACCAG AAAAATGACAAGTAATAACAGAATAGTTGAGGCTCATTCTTCAAATATTGAGAGTGCTTCTCACCATACCTATGTCCATGATGACAGTGCGGTGTCCATGGAGTCCACAGTGGAAAGGACAAAAAATACCAGTGGCAAACTCATTTCAGGAATAATCTGCATCAACATTCTCTTTCTGGGCTGTGCTATCGTTTGTGGCAGTGCTTTTAACTATATCACTATAACCCCCGTCCATCGACAACTGTATCTTATAATACTGCTGCTCCTCACTATGTCATGGATGATCTTTTACATGGTGCACACTTCCCAGAAAAATCAACATATGCTTTCAAAAGACATCCATGCAGCACCTGTGTGGCTCCGAG CTGGTCTTGTGATGTTTGGGATTCTCAGTCTTCTGATGGATGTCCTCAAAATTTCCAACTATGTGGGCTACATTGACTGTGACAGTGGCACagctattaaaataacattccCAGTCGTCCAAGCTTTATTTCTCTTTGTTCAG ACTTACTTCTTTTTGACTCATGCCAAAGACTGTGTACTGTCCAACAAAAATATTACTTG GTGTGGACTTACAATCACCCTCTCAACCAACCTGGTGGTTTGGATGGAGGCAGTGACAGAAGAATCGCTTCATCAAACTGAGTTCCCTGAATTTTATGAGAATTGTTCTGATAGAATATACAAAG TCTCTTATGGCGACAAAACATGCAAGTGCAACCAGTCTACTTGCACCATCTTCAAAGGGGCATACCACTATCTCTATCCCTTCAACATAGAGTACAGTCTCTTTGCTTCAGCCATGGCTTATGTCATGTGGAAAAATGTTGGTCGATTGGTTAGAGGCCAAAGCCACCATCACAATTTTAAGTTTCATGCAAAAGAGGTATGTTTAGGACCTATAGCAGGAGTCATTTTGGTTCTGGCTGGCCTtgtcacatttgtgttttatgagGTTGGAACTCAAATGAAAGAGAATAAAAATGACACAGGTTTGCATATACACTTTATAACCAATATAGTGATTGTGTGCTTGATGTGTTTGTCCACTGCAGTCGGTCTGATTGTGTACATTTTGGACCATAGGGATCATGTATCAGAGAAGAACCCAACTCGCAGTTTGGACGTGGGACTGTTAGTTGGGTCTTCTATGGGGCAGTTTCTGATCAGCTACTTCACTATTGTTGCTGTGGTGTCGACAGGAGTGACAGATTGTATTAACGTACTCAACTTAGCCTGGGCTGTTATGTTGGTGATCCAGATTGGATTGCagaattatttcattattgagGGACTGCACCGGGAACCATTTCATATGTTGCAACAATCAATGGTGTCCAACAGTTCTGCTGCATATCAACAACACACAGAGCCAAGTGTTGTGGTAGAAAATAGTCACCCCAGTTATCAATTCTCCTCTGCTGTGCATAAACTAAACTGGAAAAGAAGAGTCCTGAAGGAAGTCTGCCTCTTTTTGCTGTTGGCTAATATAATT CTCTGGATCATGCCTGCCTTTGGTGCCCGTCCTCAGTTTGATCAAACCATTGAGATAATCTTCTACAAATTCACAATGTGGGCCACTATTGTAAATATTGGACTGCCTTTTGGAATATTTTACAGGTTGCATTCAGTTGCCAGTCTTTTTGAAGTCTACTTGACATCTTGA